Genomic segment of Schistocerca piceifrons isolate TAMUIC-IGC-003096 chromosome 1, iqSchPice1.1, whole genome shotgun sequence:
aaccataattccaagcaaaaaactccagtaaacgtgggctctaaaaggcACACCctaagagctatcagcacttgttcatcttcaatgctattaaacaaatctcttctactgcgatgtctttgctttccatattttttagGAGGTAGCAGTATGGATCAATACAAGAAAATTtttttagtaaacatgggctaagATGCTTACCTTAAGGGCTATGAAAACTTGTTTAgcacaagagatgtgtttcacagcagcgaagatgaagacATGTTTTAATTTCACCTATGTACAtagcaaataatgataaaaatttagATAAAATCAAAGAGCCATCTTGATATCTGTTCTTCCTCACACTatatatgaacagattttgttcctCTCCATCTGGACCACTTACTGACCCAATATACTACTATATCAGTAACCCTCTAACCAACAGAATTCAGTAGCCTATTAAGgatcaaacagaattacaacccagcatttaaaaacaaattaaaggaaATTCTGAATGATAACTCCTTCTACGAAAGAGATGAAATTTTACATAGAGATTAGCCATTTAACAATTATTAGAAAGAAATAAGTTGTCATATAAAGAAATCTTTTGTTAAAGTGATATGTTTCACACTGTTATGAAGTATCATGCTCATTATCTATGGTACAATTATTAATCTAACCTAATCAAACAATCATtatcatggattcagaaaataccgacCAATTATGTGAAACTTAACACTTGCTTTTCACGCATGAATTACAACATAAGAGTAAAACATGAAGGTAACCGGAAGTGGATTAAGTCTTTTTAACCTTTTACAGGATTTTTCATTCAGAACAACTCCAACACTTACCACGGGATACCCAAATAAGCTCATGACTAGACTGAGGATTTTTTGACAGGTGGAACACAACATTTTATTCAGGATTAGCAGTAACCCACAAATGGCAAAGTTACAGCCATTGTGAGAAATACTGAAGCTACCGAAACAACCCAGCTGCCCAGACCCACAATGCCATCACATCTGCAGACCAAAACCACTAACGAAAATCAACAATGTATACAATACAGTCCATGGCAAAATTATAGTTACATCCATGACACAACTTTTGTTGGCTTTGACAATTCACTATCACTTTGTCATCATCTATCTTGACCTTAGGCTGCATTACAGATCAGCCTTTCGCAAAAACCTATGTTTCAAAAAATAATACAGATGCAAAACATATATTATCAGTCTTCTGTTCTCTCTCTGCACACAAATATCATCACACTGACTACATCACATCTGGTATGGGTGGAATCAAGTAAACCCACAAAGTGTCGCCCTGGGACGTGTGATGATCATTATAGTCAGGATTGTTATACATTAATGACATTGCAAAGATTATTAGTTGATATACTGGACTTACCTGCAAATGATCCAGTTATCTAAATGCTACATTGTTATAAACACCTCAGATATTGATAAAATGTCAAGATTTGTGCAAAGATTATCAAACTTTTAATGTAGAGGTATAACAAGTTGTTCGGACATCAGAATACACCACAGACCAATCTGTTACCACAAACACTATTTCACAACCATTGGCTTCTCCAACTCTAAACCAAATTATTACTTTCCAGCTTAACCTGGGCCTCACGCTATGTTAAACATCAATGTGTCAACACAGCAAAGATTTCTGTCGACCCCACTATCACACTCTAGCCAACGAGGTATTGGCGTGTGACATCTTTCTAACATGATGTAACCAACCTAAAAAATATTAATTACAGCTTTTACTCTGCATCAGTATTTTCACACTTCACTCATGATACAAATCAGAAGAGAACTCCATATGCCCTATGTCGTAATAGAAAaatctcttcccccctccccaacACTTTACACGAATTTTTATGATAGAAATGTTtgcatttgaaagaagagtaaacaATTTATTGTTCTATGTTATCCTTAGGGATTCACAAGGATGGATAGCAAGGCAAATATATTAAAATCTGAGGCTAGCTAATGAAACATTTTTATTACTCTGTTTCACATCAATATTAGACAGATTCACACTTGTCACACACACAGACCTTTGCACCGTCCATGAAAGTCAGTGGATTGCTCAGCGCATATTGTAGAGCACTTCATTACACAACTAAACACTAGTCCACCAACTAATCTTCAATCTTGAGTTCtaataatatttacaatagtaaTAAACTATCTGGGCCAGCTTGAGTGCACCGTTGGTGAACTTGTACTTCATATGAGGAAAATTATATTGAAACAGTTGGACAATAACAGAGCTTTTCTAGTATTAAAAAGAAAAATGCCTAGCAGATAATAAGTAATACCATTCATTCGATTTCTCCCAGATATATCATTTTATCACTTGCGCCAGAAAGAATTATCGGTTCTTTGGGATGAAAATCTACGTCATTTACACTGCCATTATGTCCTGGAAGTTTATACAAAATTCTTCTCGATGTTGTATCCCATATATAAACATAACGATCAGCTGAGCCGGCAGACACTTTTGATCCATCTGGAGACCAAGCACAGCGCAGAAGATTCTTTTCAAAATTATGTTGGTGCCCCGATAAAATTTTCACGCAACGTTCTTGGGGAGCAAAAGGACGCACATCCCATATGCGAACTGTATTATCCATTGAATTCGATAAAACATAGGAGCCGTCAGGTGAGAGTGACAGACCGGTGACAGTATCTGTGTGCCCTTTGAGTTTATACAGCACTGAGTTCTTCCTCAAATCCCAGACTTTGATATCATTGTCTAGCCCGGTGCACAGAACTTGCTCTGCTGTATCACTGAATGTAACTGCTGTTATCTGATATTGGTTTGTGAGTGTTGTACACTGACCACGTTTTCGGGGATCCCATACTTTTACAGTGCAATCGTCGGAACCGCTACAAACCAAAGCAGGTCCACGCCTTGCAGAATGGCACGAATTTACAAACGTAGAATGACCTTTGAGTTTCTTTGTGCGAACGCCACTTTCAATGTCCCAAACTCCCACTGTGCAATCTGTACTTGCAGTATAAAGTGTATTTCCATCTGTAGAAAAGTGGACCTCCATTATTGCTCCTGTATGTCCAGCCATAAGAGAAATATTCTCACATTCTCCATAAACTTTCCATAAAAAGATCTGCCGATCAAAGCCAGCAGAAGCCAGATATTGGCCCTCCGGGTGAAACTCTACCGAGAAAATTTCTCCCTGATGTCCCTCCAGCAACATAATAGGCGCAAACAAACTCGATGTTCTCGGAATGTCACTTGGTACCATGCTGGTACCTTTACTCGACACTAGTTCACTTTTAGATCGTTTTGAATCTGGCACCAATGCCATGTCTTCAGCTTTCCTTTTCACTTCCATCTTGATGATTTTATTCTGACTGTCACAATTAATGTAATAAAGCTACATTTAGCAATAACAACAATATCACTACGTCACAAGTCCACACAACACCGCATAAAACGTTCACGGCACACACACCGTTTTGTTTACGAACCAAGCGTGTGTCAAAGTTACTAGAAATGGAAGAAAGTTAAAGCAATGGAGGTAGAATTTCTGCCTCCATGGTTAAAGCTGAGTTTACATTGGCAAGTCCTTGCAGCAATTAACTTCCCTGGAGGAACTTGCCACGCTAGTTGCGAATGTAAGAATGTCACCAAGTCGACTTGCGACCTTTAGCATTTTTTTTCGAAAGTGATCTGCTGTCTGTGTCCTGCTTCTGCTACGGGAGGGTTCTGTATCTTTGGTTAACAACCAAGTAAACTGAATTGCAAACACTAATTTCCCAGcctttttcttttgcgaaaaagaaacaggaaaagttacgggtctagtgtagcaggggatacaacccgtcggctttggacattgacaaAAAAACCCTGCATAATCAAAACAAATAGTGGTACAATAAATATGGACACTGGCCCATCCAGGGAGAGAGGTGGCCATACCCTCTCGATGTGGAGTTATACAATCGAGAATTACAGGGAACGAATGCTCTCCTGAGAATGAGCATGAATATCGTGCAAACGACGAGCTATGCACCAAAACGCACATTGGAGCGTAAGAAATAATTAAAAGAGAAGAGACGAGCAGTCGTCATTCAACATCATCGCAACAAATAACAAAGGAGGTAACAAATTCCGATAGTACCCAGAATTCGACAGTACTGGACAGGGTATGTGGCTGATGTTTGTAATACTTACCACTGCATCTGTATCAGTCAATTGGTATACCTCCTATGAGAGCATGTATAGTACAATTTCCTTATTTTGTTCATGGCACTTCAACATATTGATGATCAATTCTTCCCTTATATCATTGTCTTCATTGTAGCATAGCACCTTAATTGTATTTTTTACATTGCGCCCAGACCATCTGCTGTTTAATGTTTGTTGTTACACTTAACATACTATTTATAATGTTGTGTGGCATTGTTCACTAGTTTGTTTCCGTTGACTGTACAGTTTGGTACAAAACTCCATGTAAGTTTggtctgtttgtgttttgtttagtGTGTGCATCATAATCATGATAATTTCTTGGTCGAGGGTGACGATAACTGGACTGAATTTGTTACCACCTCAGTTCAATCAAATTAGATTTGGTGGGCCTCATTTTGCATTCCAAGTATAATGTACAGAtggtgaaactttctgacagatcaaaactgtgtagtgaactgagactcaaacttgggagctTAACCTTTTGTGGACAAGTACTCTACCgagtgagctatccaagcatgactcacgacccatcctcacagctttacttccaccagtacctcatcccatactttccaaacttcacagtagctctcctgcgaaacgtgTAGGGCTATTGcttctgtaagaaaggatattgcagagatatggTTCAGCCACAGCCTgacagatgtttccagaatgaaattttcactctacagtggagtttgtaatgatatgaaactttctgacaaatCGAAACAGAGTGCCAAACCGAAACTTGAGCTGAAGATCTCGAGTTCgaaactcagtctggcacacagctttgatctgtcaggaagtttcatatcagtacacactccactgAAGAATGACAATCTCATTGTGGGATCATCCCTCAGGCTGTGTCTAAACTAtatcttcacaatatcctttcttgcaggaatgCGAGATCtaaaagtttcgcaggagagcttctgcgaagaagaaggtaggaaatgaggtaatggtggtagtaaagctgtgagaatgggtcttgagttgtgcttgggtagttcagtcggtagatcacttgcTTGCAAAAAGGTCAAGGTCCCGATGTCGAGTCTTGATCAAGAACAAatattgaacaaaataattatccagaagaagttgtagtttgaataatgcattatacatgtatataatattgtcagtatcatttacaaaatcaaatcaatgcaactgataaaaaaaaaacagagtgaattcaagCTGCAGAATACCATATTCATTGTacttgtcgatgttgatgatacacaaaaaacCGCCACACTGGCGCCCAAACAGGGaccaccaatgcacatttgttcatttaaatgaaataataacacaaaaaattgtaatttattacagGTATAAATTGCCACAACAACTTGTTaattatatgtatgtattgtttttCACGAACGTTGACACCTGTCCACCGAGTTGCTGTTACTACTAATACTAGAGCTGGTGTGACAGACAAATCAAATAGAGCACTGCTGACCACTTCAGAAGAGTACAAAGGTAGGAACAGGGATCCATCTTTGCTTTATTAATTTTGCAGTTGCATTCAACTTAGATTCAACACCAGCAGCCATAAGTAGTACAGATCCAATAAACCAGCTGCGAGAGAGTTACTGCTTCTCTACACAGATCTAAAGAGTTTTTAGtgttaatataaatatatatatatatatgtgtatatatatatatatatatatatatatatatatgtgtgtgtgtgtgtgtgtgtgtgtgtgtgtgtgtgcgtgtgtgtgtgtgcgtgtgtgtgtgtgtgtgtgtgtgtgttagttataagattattttgtgttgatgtatatgtgtcagtgatatatatatatatatatatatatatatatatatatatatatatatatatatatatatatatatatatatatatacacttgttgtgttatattgtgtataaaatggCTAGGCCCAggaaactagttaaacctagtgaggatatggaggcagaaatgataTCAGATCCTCCTTAGAACAATCTGTTCACACTCCTACCCAGTTATTAGAGAATTTAATTACCGATGACAATTTTGTAGATGATGTTCTGACAGGTAGTGAGACTGAAGAGCTGCCGAAGCAAACTGGCACTCCACCAGTCAATCAGTTAGAAAATAGAGTCACTATTTGTACCGACCCAGGGGCACAAGTGCACAACGCACAAGCTATGCCATTGCATGATATGTTAACAGCATTATACGAAAAATTTACTATCCAGCAGAGGGAAGAAAGgtctacagagagacaggaacaagaAATTAAAGACCAAGCAAGGGAAAGGAAATTAGTTAAAAATATCAACAACATATTTCTTAAAAGAGATGAGGAAATTGTACGCCAGATCAATCAAACTTTAAACGAATGGGATAGTGCAATTACTAATCATGTGAAACAAGAGATTGATGCAGTGAAATCCATGATCGAACCATTAGTGAAAATTCCAGTTCAGGTTAGCAGCCTTCAAACTGATGTCGATAAACTTGAAAATAGATTCAAAGGTCTAGCCACAGCTGTCATAACATTGCAGGAAGATATTCCTTCCGAAATTCATAGGCAAATCAAAACAGAGATAGCCAGAGCGATGTATCCTGAAAACCGTAACCCACAAAATCTGTCAGTATGCAGCAATAACAACACTGATGCTGCCAGGCAAACATACACAGAACATTCTACACTGAATCTTGTTGTGCCACAAAGAAAACCAGACTTtggtaatcaaatgattttgccaCAGCAATGCGTGACAACAAGAAACAATCGTGATAACGAAGCAGAGTGTACTTGTAAAAAGGTAAATGCAACACCAGCAAATGATAGCAGTTCAATGCAACTAACAACTCTGATGCATGAAGAGAGTAACATCAAGCATCGGCAGTTTCAGATCTTcaatgaagaaagcaaaagaaacgtACACCCTGTCGTATTTAtctgtaatttcaaaagtgttctcgCAAAATCATGGTCAGAAGAACAAAAGATACAATTTGTGGTATCACATATCTCTGGTGATGCGTCATTATGGGCATTAAATGCAGCAAAAACTTGTAAAACGTTTCATGACTTTGAAAAGACGTTTTTAGATCAATTTTGGTCAGCGACTATTCAAGAGCGACTTCGTAAAATAGTATACAATGCCGAAGTCTACAATCCTAAATCAGGTTCAttaaggaagtattttgaaaaatatggtaacatgactagatactgggatgagccagtTACCACTACCGATTTGTTACGAGTACTAAAAGCCAGACTACCAATCCACGTTAGAGAGAAACTGTTCAATGTTACTGACACCGActtaaaagaatttctgtctgtaatcgaTTACTTGGATCTTGTGCAGGAGGACGCCAGAAAAACTTCTGATGTTATCAGCAATTCAAATGGTCCGAACGGAAAGAATTCATGGAATTCAAACAAGGTAAATACGGGCAAAGCTAgtcctaaacaaaataaaaataaatctgatggaaacagcaattacaacaataacagtaatagaaaccaATACGACCAAGACTGTGGTTACAACGATAATAATAACAAGGATTACAGGAAAGCCGAAGAATACCAACAGCTGAATGGTAATCCAAGGCAGCATCACAATaagaattcaaattttcatagtgaCATTAATAACTGAAAAAGACGGAATGATCACAGACCAAACAGTCCGTACAAAGATAAGCCAAAGAATATGCACGGAGATAACGAGTATTGGCGGCAACCAGGACCAAGCCATTGGCAACCGTCGCAAGGTTCTTTTAATACAGGCCAGCCGGTAAACTACGTCCAAGCTATTCCGATGTCAAACAGccaatatccaccgtggtgggatacAAGCAGGCCACCTCCAACTACAACAGAAAATTCACAAGATGTGAAAATAACAGAGGTACCTTTCGATATcaaacaaaattcacagaagccgACAAACTAATTGCTGTCCCTGTAGGCCTTCACCACGCGACCGAGGGCAACAAGGAAGGCAATAGGTCGAAGAAGCACAATATAAACATGATTCGATATCAGGATGGAAATAAATTGGAAGATGAGCTATATCAAGAACCCGTCATTTCTGATAagagagaaaaggaaataattgaaacaagtgtcaaAGGGAGTATAAATGGGATaccaactacagttctgctcgATACAGGTGCAAATGTATCCGTAGTGAATATGCAATTTTTCAAGAAGGTTTCGCAACTAGGAATATTACTGATCTTACCCGTCGCAAATTGCAAGGTTATTGGAGCATTGGGAAATAAGACACAAACCATAAAATTCCAGTCACAGGCGGAAGTTACCTTAGGAAATGATTGCTTGACATGCACGTTCTTATTGATAGATAAGTTATATGTACCAGTGGTACTTGGACTTGGGTTCCTTCGGGAAAAGGAAG
This window contains:
- the LOC124789714 gene encoding U5 small nuclear ribonucleoprotein 40 kDa protein, coding for MEVKRKAEDMALVPDSKRSKSELVSSKGTSMVPSDIPRTSSLFAPIMLLEGHQGEIFSVEFHPEGQYLASAGFDRQIFLWKVYGECENISLMAGHTGAIMEVHFSTDGNTLYTASTDCTVGVWDIESGVRTKKLKGHSTFVNSCHSARRGPALVCSGSDDCTVKVWDPRKRGQCTTLTNQYQITAVTFSDTAEQVLCTGLDNDIKVWDLRKNSVLYKLKGHTDTVTGLSLSPDGSYVLSNSMDNTVRIWDVRPFAPQERCVKILSGHQHNFEKNLLRCAWSPDGSKVSAGSADRYVYIWDTTSRRILYKLPGHNGSVNDVDFHPKEPIILSGASDKMIYLGEIE